In archaeon CG10_big_fil_rev_8_21_14_0_10_43_11, a genomic segment contains:
- a CDS encoding non-canonical purine NTP pyrophosphatase (HAM1-like protein;i t is suspected that this protein functions to remove nonstandard bases such as xanthine or inosine), producing the protein MGGIVLLTGNLNKVREAESILGRTLEHYALDLEEIQSVTPQDVVAHKINQAYAILKKPVFVWDVSLEFEALNGFPGPLIKFFYETVGLETICSIINNLKNTDVTARTTLGYHDGRDVHYFEGVARGRVPKKPQGTHWAWDPIFIPHGKTRTFAQMSLAEKNEYSMHKKALEAFRTYLETRA; encoded by the coding sequence ATGGGGGGTATTGTTCTTTTGACAGGAAACCTGAACAAAGTGCGCGAAGCAGAGTCAATTCTTGGAAGAACTCTTGAGCACTACGCGCTTGACCTAGAGGAGATTCAATCAGTAACACCACAAGACGTTGTCGCGCACAAAATCAACCAAGCGTATGCAATTCTTAAAAAACCAGTATTTGTATGGGACGTGTCTCTTGAGTTTGAGGCGCTCAATGGTTTTCCCGGTCCGCTTATCAAATTTTTTTATGAAACGGTAGGTCTTGAAACAATTTGTTCAATTATTAACAATCTGAAAAACACGGATGTTACTGCACGCACAACCTTAGGCTACCATGACGGAAGGGATGTACACTATTTTGAAGGTGTGGCGCGCGGTCGCGTGCCAAAAAAACCACAAGGAACCCACTGGGCGTGGGACCCAATTTTTATTCCTCACGGCAAAACACGAACGTTTGCACAAATGAGTCTCGCAGAAAAAAATGAGTATTCAATGCACAAAAAAGCCCTTGAAGCATTTCGCACTTATTTGGAAACTCGCGCGTAA
- a CDS encoding histone: protein MILPRAPIERLAKIAGERQGVSRVSAEAVKALAEILEEKGKSVSKEAYKLAKHAKRQTVKEEDILLAKIE, encoded by the coding sequence ATGATACTTCCACGTGCACCTATTGAACGACTTGCAAAAATAGCAGGAGAACGCCAAGGAGTCTCACGCGTCAGTGCAGAAGCAGTAAAAGCACTTGCAGAGATTCTCGAAGAAAAAGGCAAATCAGTCTCAAAGGAAGCCTACAAGCTTGCAAAGCACGCAAAGCGACAGACGGTAAAAGAAGAAGATATCCTTCTTGCAAAAATCGAATAG
- a CDS encoding ATP-dependent helicase (Hel112; monomeric form of the enzyme from Sulfolobus shows 3'-5' ATP-dependent helicase activity) encodes MIEYARDEYSKEEVATFLNPYVLCWFSKFKDLTPPQKYAFKLIHEQKNTLISSPTGSGKTVSAFLSVINELYALAVRGELEDKIYCLYISPLKALNNDIYVNLQKPLEEINTYTGDLPDVRIGLRTGDTPQNERAKQLRKAPHILVTTPESLAIILNSREFVKKLFGIKWLIVDEIHALCDNKRGTHLSLSIERLRALCEHSFTRIGLSATIAPLEEVARYIMGGEENCTIVDTKFIKKMDITLATPVADLIHTPMHIITDRFYARLHELIHAHKTSIVFTNTRSGTERILVNLQNRFGKKYANTLGAHHSSLSREQRFEVERRLKAGELKAVCSSTSLELGIDVGYIDQVVQVASPKSVSRLLQRVGRAGHQLHETSIGNMIVNDRDDLVECAVMIREAYKGRIDRVHIPKNALDVLAQHVLGMSLTRKWHVDEAFMLVKKAYPYHTLLRDDFVQVLRYLGGKNYELDEEHVYGKIWYDPIEEEFGKRGRGTRVTYFTNLGTIPQSASVKVYANQANGDKDLIGSLDEDFVEKLKKGDRFVIGGNVYEFVHARNMVVTVNKAGDKEPTIPSWVSEMLPLSFDLAIEIGKFRHLMFEKLKQNHTKEEVIAWLRKECHTNEYAAQAIYTYFKEQARVQKYLMIKNHPAHNTILVENYYEDSRQNIIVHSLYGRRVNDVLSRAYAFLIGRRERKNIVISVTDNGFMIRMPHGVEVDSHEVLGAITDSNIESIAKKSLDKTEILKRRFRHVAARGLMILRNYRGNAISVGKQQINAGALLQICKEIPNFPLLTETYREILNDAMDIEHAKRVLEGIRTGKIQLAFGRKSTIPSPFAHGLVLRGRSDVISTEGKRELLERLHKHITDELENH; translated from the coding sequence ATGATAGAATATGCTCGCGATGAATACAGCAAAGAAGAAGTAGCAACGTTTCTCAACCCATACGTGCTTTGCTGGTTCTCAAAGTTCAAGGACCTGACCCCGCCTCAGAAATACGCGTTTAAGCTTATTCACGAACAAAAAAACACGCTTATTTCGAGCCCAACAGGAAGTGGTAAAACCGTTTCTGCATTTCTTTCAGTAATTAACGAATTATACGCCCTCGCAGTGCGCGGTGAACTTGAGGACAAGATTTATTGTTTGTACATAAGCCCGCTCAAAGCATTAAATAATGACATTTATGTGAATTTACAAAAACCACTTGAAGAGATTAACACCTACACCGGGGACTTGCCTGATGTCCGTATTGGTCTGCGAACCGGTGACACACCGCAAAATGAACGTGCAAAACAGCTTCGAAAAGCACCACACATTCTTGTCACTACACCCGAATCGCTTGCGATTATTCTCAACAGCAGGGAATTTGTCAAAAAATTGTTTGGCATTAAATGGCTGATTGTTGATGAGATTCATGCCTTATGTGACAACAAGCGCGGCACGCACCTCTCACTAAGCATTGAACGGTTGCGCGCACTCTGTGAACACTCATTCACACGCATTGGTCTTTCGGCAACTATCGCGCCTTTAGAAGAAGTTGCCCGCTACATCATGGGTGGTGAAGAGAATTGTACAATTGTGGATACAAAATTCATCAAGAAAATGGACATCACGCTTGCAACGCCCGTTGCTGATTTGATTCACACGCCTATGCACATAATTACTGACCGGTTTTACGCGCGCTTGCACGAGCTTATACACGCACACAAGACATCAATTGTTTTCACAAACACGCGCAGCGGAACTGAACGCATTCTTGTGAACTTGCAAAATCGTTTTGGAAAAAAATACGCCAACACGCTTGGTGCGCATCATTCCTCACTCTCGCGCGAACAGCGTTTTGAAGTCGAGCGAAGACTCAAAGCAGGAGAACTAAAAGCAGTGTGCTCATCAACTTCGCTTGAACTTGGCATTGATGTTGGATACATTGACCAGGTAGTGCAAGTGGCCTCGCCAAAAAGTGTGAGCCGGCTTTTGCAGCGCGTGGGGCGAGCAGGCCACCAATTGCACGAAACGAGCATTGGCAACATGATTGTTAATGACCGTGATGACCTTGTTGAGTGCGCGGTTATGATTCGCGAAGCATACAAAGGAAGAATTGACCGGGTGCACATCCCAAAAAACGCGCTTGACGTACTTGCACAACACGTGCTTGGCATGAGCCTTACCAGGAAATGGCACGTGGACGAAGCATTTATGCTTGTCAAAAAAGCATACCCGTATCACACACTTTTGCGCGACGATTTTGTGCAGGTTCTTCGCTATCTTGGCGGAAAAAATTATGAGCTTGATGAAGAGCATGTATATGGCAAGATTTGGTATGACCCAATTGAAGAAGAGTTTGGCAAAAGAGGCAGAGGGACGCGCGTTACCTACTTTACAAATCTTGGCACGATTCCGCAAAGTGCAAGCGTTAAAGTATATGCAAATCAGGCAAATGGAGACAAGGATTTGATTGGCAGTCTTGATGAAGATTTTGTTGAAAAGCTCAAAAAAGGCGACAGATTCGTGATTGGCGGAAACGTGTACGAGTTTGTGCACGCCAGAAATATGGTTGTTACCGTAAACAAAGCAGGAGACAAGGAACCAACCATTCCAAGCTGGGTGAGTGAAATGCTGCCGCTTAGCTTTGACCTTGCCATTGAAATTGGAAAATTCAGACACCTTATGTTTGAAAAACTAAAACAAAACCACACCAAAGAGGAGGTTATTGCCTGGCTACGAAAAGAATGCCACACAAATGAATACGCTGCACAGGCAATCTACACCTACTTTAAAGAGCAGGCCCGTGTGCAAAAATATTTAATGATAAAAAACCATCCAGCACACAACACGATTCTTGTTGAAAATTATTATGAAGACAGCAGACAAAATATCATTGTGCACTCATTGTATGGCCGGAGAGTAAATGACGTATTATCGCGCGCATACGCATTTTTGATAGGCAGAAGAGAGAGAAAAAATATTGTCATCAGCGTAACTGATAACGGGTTTATGATACGCATGCCCCACGGTGTTGAAGTAGATTCTCATGAAGTTCTTGGTGCGATTACTGATTCTAACATAGAATCCATTGCAAAAAAATCGCTTGATAAAACTGAAATTCTCAAGCGCAGGTTCAGACACGTTGCCGCACGCGGGCTTATGATACTGCGAAACTACAGAGGGAACGCGATTAGTGTTGGAAAACAACAAATTAATGCAGGCGCATTACTACAAATTTGCAAGGAAATACCAAACTTTCCCTTACTTACTGAAACATATCGTGAAATCCTTAACGACGCAATGGACATTGAACACGCAAAACGCGTGCTTGAAGGCATCAGAACAGGAAAAATACAGCTTGCGTTTGGAAGAAAAAGTACGATTCCAAGCCCGTTTGCGCACGGACTTGTGCTTAGAGGCAGAAGTGATGTTATCAGTACTGAAGGAAAACGCGAACTTCTCGAACGACTTCACAAACACATTACAGACGAACTAGAAAACCACTAA